Proteins co-encoded in one Neovison vison isolate M4711 chromosome 9, ASM_NN_V1, whole genome shotgun sequence genomic window:
- the TEX48 gene encoding testis-expressed protein 48, with amino-acid sequence MGTNMVVKTTHQNLASKIFCLCCRDCEEPHAMDDSKVPSQTQEHQPSNFSLQKGELASKSSKHAKEASGLPLGQPLIHPEKRASSTSNKEYEEWNTRVCPRGFCKRNLNRYSQDHWPFQPCHIGRP; translated from the exons CCCACCAAAACTTGGCCTCGAAGATCTTCTGCTTATGCTGCAGAGACTGTGAGGAGCCCCACGCCATGGATGACTCCAAGGTCCCCAGCCAAACCCAAGAGCATCAGCCATCAAACTTCA GTTTGCAGAAGGGGGAGCTGGCCAGCAAGAGTTCCAAGCATGCTAAGGAAGCCTCCGGCTTGCCTTTGGGACAACCTCTGATCCACCCAGAAAAGAGAGCCTCATCCACCAGCAACAAAGAGTATGAAG aatGGAATACACGTGTGTGCCCAAGAGGTTTTTGCAAGAGAAACCTAAACCGCTACTCTCAGGACCACTGGCCATTCCAGCCATGCCACATAGGGAGACCCTGA